A portion of the Bacteroidota bacterium genome contains these proteins:
- a CDS encoding PDZ domain-containing protein codes for MKKSMLSLALMACVPFLYYGASAYAGEHNGNIQVFSTGGHQHGGWLGVSIQDITPKLEKKKNLKDNNGAYVSDVLDDSPADSAGVKAGDVIVEFNGKAIDDAGELLHIVQKTKPGTKTTVVVLRDSEKKSLAISVGKPPHERHAEAFAFAPPMARRMNIFGMEKTWGLQLSELNEQLGEYFGAPNGRGLLVEAVDKKSAGAKAGFKAGDVITKVNKNTVEELRDLSDALEDVDTGDKVDVQVIRKGAPTTLTVEIEDNDAPSSFNFRFENAPGMEGFGPEGIQLRVPRPDIMPDMRNLELQIDRMRDTMSRVKV; via the coding sequence ATGAAAAAATCGATGCTCTCTCTTGCATTGATGGCGTGCGTTCCATTCCTTTACTACGGCGCGTCCGCTTACGCGGGAGAACACAACGGTAATATCCAGGTTTTCAGCACCGGCGGCCATCAGCACGGCGGATGGCTCGGAGTTTCGATCCAGGACATTACACCAAAATTGGAAAAGAAGAAGAATCTGAAGGACAACAACGGAGCATATGTCAGCGACGTTCTCGACGACAGCCCGGCAGATTCTGCAGGAGTTAAAGCGGGAGACGTTATTGTCGAGTTCAACGGCAAGGCGATCGACGATGCCGGCGAGCTTTTACACATTGTACAAAAGACTAAACCAGGCACAAAGACCACAGTTGTCGTATTGCGAGATAGTGAAAAGAAATCGCTCGCAATTTCAGTCGGGAAACCCCCTCATGAGAGACACGCGGAAGCATTCGCCTTTGCTCCCCCCATGGCACGGCGCATGAACATTTTCGGCATGGAAAAAACCTGGGGTCTTCAGCTCTCAGAATTGAACGAGCAGTTGGGTGAATATTTTGGAGCGCCGAACGGAAGAGGGCTGCTGGTCGAAGCGGTGGACAAGAAAAGTGCGGGAGCCAAAGCCGGGTTCAAGGCGGGAGATGTCATCACGAAGGTCAACAAAAACACGGTGGAAGAACTGCGTGACCTTTCTGATGCGCTGGAGGACGTCGATACCGGGGATAAAGTCGACGTGCAGGTCATCCGAAAAGGAGCCCCCACGACATTGACCGTGGAGATTGAGGACAACGATGCCCCTTCTTCCTTTAATTTCCGTTTCGAGAATGCTCCCGGCATGGAAGGCTTTGGACCTGAAGGAATTCAACTGAGAGTTCCGCGTCCCGACATTATGCCGGATATGCGCAATCTGGAATTGCAGATCGACCGGATGCGAGACACGATGTCCCGTGTGAAGGTTTAG
- a CDS encoding ATP-dependent 6-phosphofructokinase: MSKNKIKRIAINTGGGDAPGLNAVIRAAAVAAEKRGWEVFGIRDGYNGLFLPERYPDGGLIHLTHDKVRGITHLGGTILGTTNKGNPLKYPTQRKDGTWYERDRSDEIMKAFKKNKIDALIAIGGDGSLTIANEFKKKGLQVIGVPKTIDNDLDRTVITFGFDTAVSFATECIDRLHSTAQAHQRVMVVEVMGRYAGWIALNSGVSGTADVILIPEIPYDIAKVAAKVRDRDKQHRYFAIVVVAEGAKPIGGKTSVIEKQLGRAERLGGAGETVAHQIQEITGKETRLVVLGHLLRGGTPTTFDRLISLRFGAAAVRALEEGKSGVMVALDPPTVRYVPLAEATNRMKTVPLDCDTVVTARDLGICFGD, encoded by the coding sequence ATGAGTAAAAACAAGATCAAACGCATTGCAATCAACACGGGGGGCGGCGATGCCCCCGGGCTTAATGCTGTCATTCGTGCCGCGGCGGTTGCCGCGGAAAAACGCGGCTGGGAAGTGTTCGGCATCCGCGACGGATACAACGGATTGTTCCTTCCCGAGCGCTATCCCGACGGAGGTTTAATTCATCTCACCCACGACAAAGTCAGGGGTATCACCCATCTCGGCGGGACCATTTTGGGGACAACCAATAAAGGAAATCCGCTGAAATATCCGACCCAAAGAAAGGACGGGACGTGGTATGAACGGGACCGCTCCGATGAGATCATGAAGGCGTTCAAAAAGAACAAGATCGATGCGTTGATCGCGATCGGCGGCGACGGATCTCTGACGATAGCCAATGAATTCAAAAAGAAGGGACTGCAAGTCATCGGCGTGCCGAAGACCATCGACAACGACCTCGACAGGACGGTCATTACATTTGGGTTCGATACGGCCGTTTCGTTCGCAACTGAATGCATCGACAGGCTCCACTCCACGGCGCAGGCGCATCAACGGGTCATGGTGGTGGAAGTGATGGGGCGTTATGCCGGCTGGATCGCTTTGAACAGCGGCGTTTCAGGAACCGCCGATGTGATCTTGATTCCGGAAATTCCCTACGACATCGCAAAAGTCGCCGCAAAGGTCAGGGACAGGGATAAACAGCATCGTTACTTTGCCATCGTCGTCGTCGCCGAGGGGGCAAAGCCGATAGGCGGAAAAACGTCGGTGATCGAAAAGCAATTGGGGCGCGCAGAGCGGCTTGGCGGGGCCGGCGAAACGGTCGCTCACCAAATCCAGGAGATCACCGGAAAAGAAACCCGGCTGGTCGTTCTCGGGCATCTGCTGCGAGGCGGCACTCCGACAACATTCGACCGGCTCATCTCGCTCCGATTTGGAGCCGCTGCGGTGCGGGCGCTGGAAGAGGGAAAATCAGGAGTGATGGTCGCACTCGACCCGCCGACGGTCCGGTATGTGCCGCTGGCTGAAGCAACCAACCGGATGAAAACAGTCCCCCTCGACTGCGACACCGTCGTGACCGCCCGGGACCTTGGCATATGTTTCGGCGATTGA
- a CDS encoding substrate-binding domain-containing protein, protein MKKSISAGLIVIGCLFAFSSCGKKADEKKHAKVIGVTLLTRGHMFYKDLEEGLRSEAAKDDYELIVTAAEFDLGKQIAQIEDFVARKVDAIIVCPVDSKGVGSGIKRANDAKIPVFTADITAMEGNVVSHVASDNELGGRRAGEYIANLLHGKGKVAIIDQPILTSVLDRVAGFKNALAKYPDIKLVSDVNGDGVRDRSLEAASDILQAHPDLNGIFGINDESALGALDAVMAFKRMNIVIVGYDATPPAVDAILKDTPLKADIIQYPKKIGAATISAINDYFSGAPVQKRYAVEVGIVDREALQRTTSP, encoded by the coding sequence ATGAAAAAGAGTATATCGGCAGGATTGATCGTCATCGGTTGTCTATTTGCATTTTCGTCGTGCGGGAAAAAAGCGGACGAGAAGAAGCACGCGAAGGTCATCGGCGTAACGCTTCTGACGCGCGGCCATATGTTTTACAAAGACCTTGAAGAAGGCCTTCGCTCGGAAGCGGCGAAGGATGATTACGAACTGATCGTAACGGCCGCCGAGTTCGATCTTGGAAAGCAGATCGCACAAATAGAGGATTTCGTCGCACGTAAAGTCGATGCGATCATCGTTTGCCCGGTCGATTCTAAAGGCGTCGGCAGCGGGATCAAAAGGGCCAACGACGCAAAGATTCCCGTGTTCACTGCCGATATCACTGCAATGGAAGGGAATGTCGTCAGCCATGTTGCTTCCGACAATGAGTTAGGCGGAAGACGGGCCGGTGAATATATCGCCAACCTTCTTCACGGCAAGGGGAAGGTCGCGATCATCGACCAGCCGATCCTTACCTCGGTCCTCGACCGAGTTGCCGGCTTCAAGAATGCGCTTGCCAAATATCCGGACATCAAGCTTGTGTCGGACGTCAACGGCGACGGTGTCCGGGATAGATCGCTCGAAGCGGCATCCGATATCCTCCAGGCGCACCCCGACCTTAACGGGATATTCGGAATCAACGATGAGTCTGCCCTCGGCGCGCTTGACGCCGTAATGGCCTTCAAGCGGATGAATATCGTCATCGTCGGATACGACGCAACGCCCCCGGCAGTCGACGCCATTCTGAAGGATACCCCGTTGAAAGCCGACATTATACAGTATCCGAAAAAGATCGGAGCTGCGACGATCTCCGCGATCAATGACTATTTTTCCGGCGCCCCGGTTCAAAAGCGGTATGCCGTCGAAGTCGGCATCGTTGACAGGGAAGCATTACAGAGGACAACCTCGCCGTAG
- a CDS encoding sugar ABC transporter ATP-binding protein, whose protein sequence is MPTLLRLQCVSKSYPGVRALSEVNFELRPGEVHCLVGENGAGKSTLMKILSGALAKDSGEIAINGIPVQIHSPSDALKHGIGIIYQDFKLVPELSAAENIYLGKEPLRAGFPFIDSAAMRDRAGAQLALLGEEFDSALPVRMLSVAQQQIVEIAKAISQKVKILALDEPSAPLTGKELVKLFAIIRRLTSEGVGVIYISHRLEEIFQIGHRVTVLRDGKVVASCPVAETEKSTLIQWMVGRDLEDEYPPATLTTGEELLRVEDVHAGILAGINFSLHRGEILGFAGLVGAGRTELARVIFAADAKGSGRIFLDGEEIRPRSPREAIDLGIGLLTEDRNRLGLIPEMNVIENVTLSSLSDLVRGPFLDTAKENRDVQRLIEKLHIKTQGGNKPVENLSGGNRQKVILARWLLKRSRVLIFDEPTAGIDVGAKYEIYSLINALAQEGVGIMMISSDLPELLGICTRIIVMRDGTIAGEFGRSEATQEKIMAMATGLAEVSYGR, encoded by the coding sequence ATGCCCACGTTGCTCCGTTTGCAATGCGTTTCAAAAAGCTATCCCGGCGTCCGCGCGTTGAGCGAGGTCAATTTTGAATTGCGTCCGGGAGAGGTTCATTGCCTGGTCGGAGAGAACGGGGCGGGCAAGTCGACCCTGATGAAAATTCTTTCCGGAGCCCTCGCGAAGGACAGCGGAGAGATCGCGATCAACGGCATTCCCGTTCAAATCCATTCCCCCTCGGACGCACTCAAGCACGGCATTGGCATCATCTATCAGGATTTTAAGCTCGTCCCGGAATTGTCCGCTGCAGAAAATATTTATCTCGGCAAGGAGCCCCTCCGTGCAGGTTTTCCCTTTATCGATTCGGCGGCCATGCGCGATCGTGCGGGGGCTCAACTCGCCCTATTGGGGGAAGAGTTTGACTCTGCCCTTCCGGTTCGGATGCTGAGCGTCGCCCAACAGCAGATCGTCGAAATTGCCAAGGCCATTTCCCAGAAGGTGAAGATCCTCGCGCTCGATGAACCCTCGGCCCCTCTTACCGGCAAGGAGCTTGTCAAGCTCTTTGCCATCATTCGAAGACTGACTTCGGAAGGGGTCGGTGTCATTTATATCTCGCATCGGCTTGAAGAAATTTTCCAAATTGGGCATCGTGTCACCGTGCTCCGCGATGGAAAGGTCGTTGCCAGCTGTCCCGTCGCAGAAACGGAGAAAAGCACGCTCATCCAATGGATGGTCGGCCGCGACCTGGAAGACGAATACCCTCCCGCAACGCTGACAACCGGAGAGGAGCTCTTGCGGGTCGAAGATGTTCACGCCGGGATTCTCGCGGGCATAAACTTCTCGCTGCATCGCGGGGAAATTCTCGGCTTTGCCGGACTGGTTGGCGCCGGACGAACGGAGCTCGCGCGCGTGATCTTCGCAGCCGACGCGAAAGGATCAGGCCGGATCTTCCTCGACGGAGAAGAGATTCGCCCCCGCTCGCCGCGTGAAGCGATCGATCTCGGCATCGGACTTCTCACCGAAGACCGCAACCGGCTCGGACTCATCCCCGAGATGAATGTCATCGAGAATGTCACTCTTTCAAGCCTTTCAGATCTGGTGCGCGGCCCGTTCCTGGATACTGCCAAAGAAAACAGAGACGTTCAACGTCTGATAGAAAAGCTCCATATAAAAACGCAGGGAGGAAATAAACCGGTTGAAAACTTGAGCGGAGGTAATCGTCAAAAGGTCATCCTCGCTCGGTGGCTGCTGAAGCGGTCAAGAGTATTGATCTTTGATGAACCCACCGCCGGGATCGATGTTGGCGCAAAGTATGAGATCTACTCGCTGATCAATGCCCTGGCGCAGGAAGGAGTCGGCATTATGATGATCTCATCCGACCTTCCTGAACTTCTCGGAATCTGCACAAGAATTATTGTCATGCGTGACGGGACCATCGCCGGTGAATTTGGCCGGAGTGAGGCAACGCAGGAAAAGATCATGGCGATGGCAACCGGGTTGGCGGAGGTATCGTATGGCCGCTGA
- a CDS encoding ribose ABC transporter permease: protein MAADPRRNLFSSMAAKFGIGLTLAVEVIIFSQLSPYFFTAENILNVSLQLSITAIIAAGMTFVILTSGIDLSVGALVALTGVVSASIAKISLPVGVTLPLAIAAGLTIGALSGAFAGVCVTRFSITPFIATLALMTIFRGAAYIFTDGRPIWELPSQFSQLAGGRVYGIPYPTLIMAVVFAVAYVVLKWTRFGRHVYAVGGNKEAARLAGIDTDRVLIGVYVICGVLTSLSGILLASRVNSGQPNAGLMYELDVIAAVVVGGTSLAGGRGSIVGTLLGAVLIGVLRNGLNLLDVNSYVQQVVVGFVILITVMIDQTRKK, encoded by the coding sequence ATGGCCGCTGATCCGCGCCGCAATTTGTTTTCATCGATGGCCGCAAAGTTCGGTATAGGATTGACATTGGCCGTCGAAGTGATCATTTTCTCCCAGCTTTCCCCGTATTTCTTTACTGCTGAAAACATCCTGAACGTTTCTCTGCAGCTATCAATCACCGCTATTATTGCCGCCGGGATGACATTCGTGATCCTCACGTCAGGCATCGATCTATCGGTGGGAGCTCTTGTCGCTTTAACGGGAGTTGTTTCCGCCAGCATTGCGAAAATCTCCCTTCCGGTCGGTGTTACTCTTCCTCTTGCGATCGCCGCAGGGTTAACCATCGGGGCGCTCTCGGGGGCATTTGCCGGCGTATGTGTCACCCGCTTTTCCATCACGCCGTTCATCGCCACGCTTGCGCTCATGACGATCTTTCGGGGCGCTGCTTATATTTTCACGGACGGGAGGCCGATTTGGGAACTCCCCTCACAATTCAGCCAGCTTGCCGGCGGGAGGGTGTACGGAATTCCCTATCCGACGTTGATCATGGCTGTCGTTTTTGCGGTGGCATATGTCGTCTTGAAATGGACACGGTTCGGCCGTCATGTGTACGCAGTCGGCGGAAACAAAGAAGCGGCCCGGCTCGCGGGAATCGACACGGACCGAGTTCTGATCGGAGTGTACGTCATTTGCGGTGTGTTGACATCGCTGAGCGGAATTTTGCTGGCGTCGCGAGTCAATTCCGGGCAGCCGAACGCGGGGCTCATGTATGAACTGGACGTCATTGCTGCCGTTGTCGTCGGGGGAACGAGCTTGGCGGGGGGGCGGGGATCGATCGTCGGAACATTGCTCGGCGCTGTCCTGATCGGAGTGCTCCGGAACGGATTGAATCTGCTCGACGTCAATTCGTACGTCCAGCAAGTTGTTGTCGGATTTGTTATTCTTATAACGGTCATGATCGACCAGACGAGAAAAAAATAA
- a CDS encoding glycoside hydrolase family 38 C-terminal domain-containing protein → MKKMISLCAVLIFPVVLMGQTTVDRVARALDSMAIFQMNDWKMSSNLKYGEVTGDPTQQGFDDSQWQTLKVSQRARVDSCWLRREIVVPEYILGKKVGGTVKFVVAVDEYGYVWINGASKGYFPGDGVFVLSTDAKPGDRFLIAIRAVTTWGRLTLRRAEIETPGTDTIRQVIKDFSLSIRVGQELLSLDTKQSTPYDNKVQDFGIDKSKLDKGEKIKLNGLLQEQAGRLDLDALRAMSMDKFVASLNDVRSHLKPVGTFAKRFTLLFDANAHIDAAWLWRDKETVEVCKNTFTSVLNMMDSHPDFSYTQSAALYYKWMEDKYPDVFKRIQQRVKDGRWEVVGGMWVEPDCNLPSGESWMHHLLISKKYFKEKLDADVTIGWNPDSFGYNWNMPQFYLNAGIDAFITQKLGWNDTNIFPYRVFWWEAPDGSRILTYFPYDYVNEIADPFQLAEWMRQFEANTGFLNMMVLFGVGDHGGGPTVEMLDRIEHLKHLDIYPSIQYCTAAEYLGWLKKQNPRDIPTWNDELYLEYHQGTFTTQAKMKLYNRQNEALLTSAEKFSTLATLYGKSYEHQLINDAWKDVLFNQFHDILPGSGIRENYIDATERHKAAEKEGSYVLKNSLDAIASSINTAKMAKGTPLVVFNPLSWDRTDVAAFKLAEGDTNQYAVFEANGKEIPSQIISTGLLERKIIFVASNIPSVGFRTYELRRQTPAIQARTPLDSSLTIENEFFKVTVGRDSGWVRSIVDKVTGREFLGGNGNKLELLEDKPKQWDAWNIGLTGRENPITLRTIEVVERGPVRTVIRVTHDCLGPSFRRDYPTPDFPSSFFTQDIILYNGIYRVDFKTDVDWWEEHTMLKVAFPLAVTDTVATYEIPYGTIQRSTQLRNSWEKAKVEVPAARWADVSGALCGLSLLNRSKYGYDIKGRTMRLSLLRSPLWPDPTADRGKHSIEYSLYPHPGTWRQANTVGAAYDYNNPLIVISTGVQKGRLASSGSLVQLNSPNLILTVLKKAEDSDAWIVQWYESSGQDSEALLSLPAAPKKVVRSNFLEEDGTPIAVEGRMVRVQTKKNSVVTLKITF, encoded by the coding sequence ATGAAAAAAATGATCTCTCTTTGTGCCGTGTTGATTTTCCCGGTCGTTCTTATGGGACAGACAACCGTCGATAGGGTTGCCCGTGCGCTCGATTCAATGGCGATATTCCAGATGAATGACTGGAAGATGAGCTCCAACCTTAAGTACGGCGAGGTCACCGGAGATCCGACGCAACAAGGGTTCGATGATTCGCAGTGGCAAACCCTGAAGGTCTCACAGCGGGCGCGCGTCGATTCGTGCTGGCTGAGAAGGGAGATTGTGGTTCCCGAGTATATCCTCGGCAAAAAGGTCGGGGGCACCGTAAAATTTGTCGTGGCGGTCGACGAATACGGTTACGTGTGGATCAACGGGGCAAGCAAAGGATATTTTCCCGGGGACGGAGTTTTCGTTCTTTCGACCGATGCAAAGCCAGGCGACAGATTTCTTATCGCCATCCGCGCCGTCACGACGTGGGGGAGGCTCACATTACGGCGTGCAGAGATAGAGACACCGGGCACCGATACGATCCGTCAAGTGATCAAGGATTTTTCGTTGAGCATTCGCGTCGGTCAGGAACTCCTAAGCCTTGATACAAAGCAATCCACTCCTTATGACAACAAGGTGCAGGATTTCGGCATCGATAAATCGAAACTTGATAAAGGAGAGAAGATAAAACTGAACGGTCTGCTTCAGGAGCAGGCGGGGCGCCTCGACCTCGACGCCCTCCGTGCGATGTCGATGGACAAGTTTGTCGCTTCTCTCAATGATGTCCGTTCTCACTTGAAACCTGTCGGAACATTCGCCAAACGCTTTACTCTTTTGTTTGACGCAAATGCTCATATCGATGCCGCCTGGCTCTGGCGCGACAAAGAGACGGTCGAGGTCTGCAAGAACACCTTTACCTCGGTGCTGAACATGATGGACTCACACCCGGACTTTTCTTATACCCAAAGCGCTGCGCTCTATTATAAGTGGATGGAAGATAAATATCCTGACGTATTCAAACGAATTCAGCAGCGAGTGAAGGACGGACGGTGGGAGGTCGTGGGCGGGATGTGGGTCGAGCCGGATTGCAATTTGCCGAGCGGTGAATCTTGGATGCACCATCTGCTCATTTCTAAAAAATATTTCAAGGAGAAGCTGGATGCCGACGTCACCATCGGCTGGAACCCGGATTCCTTCGGCTACAATTGGAACATGCCGCAATTTTACCTCAATGCCGGGATCGATGCGTTCATCACACAAAAATTGGGCTGGAACGATACGAACATTTTCCCGTACCGTGTCTTTTGGTGGGAGGCGCCGGACGGGTCGCGCATTCTTACCTATTTCCCGTACGATTACGTGAATGAGATCGCTGACCCGTTCCAGCTCGCGGAATGGATGCGCCAATTCGAGGCCAATACCGGGTTCCTGAATATGATGGTTCTGTTCGGGGTGGGCGACCACGGAGGCGGGCCGACGGTCGAAATGCTGGACCGGATAGAACATTTGAAACATCTCGATATCTATCCTTCGATCCAATACTGCACGGCGGCCGAGTACCTTGGCTGGCTCAAGAAACAAAACCCCCGAGATATTCCGACATGGAATGACGAGTTGTATCTTGAATATCATCAGGGGACGTTCACCACCCAGGCCAAGATGAAGCTGTATAACCGGCAGAACGAGGCGCTGCTGACCTCCGCCGAAAAATTTTCAACCCTTGCGACCTTGTACGGCAAGAGTTACGAGCACCAGCTGATCAATGACGCCTGGAAGGACGTTCTCTTCAACCAGTTCCACGATATCCTTCCCGGGTCCGGGATACGGGAGAACTACATCGATGCGACGGAGCGGCATAAGGCTGCCGAAAAAGAGGGTTCGTATGTTTTGAAAAATTCTCTGGATGCGATTGCTTCCTCTATCAACACGGCGAAGATGGCGAAGGGAACTCCGTTGGTGGTGTTCAACCCCTTGTCGTGGGACCGGACTGACGTTGCCGCGTTCAAGCTCGCTGAGGGGGATACGAACCAGTACGCAGTGTTCGAGGCGAACGGCAAAGAGATCCCTTCCCAGATCATCAGCACGGGGCTGCTGGAAAGAAAAATAATTTTTGTCGCGTCGAACATTCCATCGGTCGGATTTAGAACATATGAACTGCGCAGACAGACGCCCGCTATTCAGGCGCGGACTCCGCTCGATAGCTCGTTGACGATCGAGAATGAGTTCTTCAAGGTGACTGTTGGGCGTGATTCGGGCTGGGTCAGAAGCATCGTCGACAAAGTAACGGGGCGGGAATTCCTTGGGGGCAACGGCAACAAGCTTGAGCTCCTCGAAGACAAACCGAAACAATGGGATGCATGGAACATCGGCTTGACGGGGAGGGAAAATCCCATCACGCTCCGCACGATCGAAGTGGTCGAACGAGGTCCTGTCCGAACCGTCATCCGGGTTACTCACGATTGTCTCGGCCCGAGTTTTCGGCGGGATTACCCGACGCCCGATTTCCCCAGTTCCTTTTTCACGCAGGACATCATTCTCTACAACGGAATTTACCGCGTCGATTTCAAGACCGACGTTGATTGGTGGGAAGAACATACGATGCTGAAGGTCGCGTTTCCGCTGGCGGTGACAGACACTGTCGCGACGTACGAAATTCCATACGGGACGATCCAGCGGTCCACGCAACTGCGGAATAGCTGGGAGAAAGCGAAGGTGGAAGTTCCCGCTGCCCGATGGGCGGATGTGTCGGGAGCATTGTGCGGCCTGAGCCTTTTGAATAGGTCGAAATACGGATACGACATCAAAGGACGCACAATGAGACTGTCGCTGCTGCGTTCTCCGTTGTGGCCGGACCCGACGGCTGACCGGGGAAAACATTCGATCGAATACAGTCTGTATCCTCATCCGGGCACATGGCGGCAGGCAAACACGGTAGGAGCGGCGTACGACTACAACAATCCGCTGATCGTCATCTCGACCGGAGTACAAAAAGGAAGGCTGGCTTCCTCGGGCTCACTCGTGCAGCTCAATTCGCCGAATCTCATACTGACGGTGTTGAAGAAAGCCGAAGATTCCGACGCATGGATCGTTCAATGGTACGAGTCAAGCGGCCAGGATTCCGAAGCGTTGCTGTCGCTTCCTGCAGCGCCGAAAAAAGTCGTGAGGTCAAATTTCCTCGAAGAGGACGGCACGCCAATTGCCGTCGAGGGAAGAATGGTGAGAGTTCAAACGAAGAAAAATTCAGTGGTGACGTTGAAGATCACCTTCTAA